A genomic region of uncultured Paludibaculum sp. contains the following coding sequences:
- a CDS encoding carboxymuconolactone decarboxylase family protein: protein MKERMNYVKAAPEVYKAMLGVHQQLEQSGLDKRLLDLVYLRASQISRCAFCIDMHWKDLRALGVPEQDLYMLNAWHEWPAFTARERAALQWTESVTLLTEGFVPDTVYDAARAEFSEAELARLTMAVAAINGWNRLSVAFRRTAGAYKPASATAHVSA from the coding sequence ATGAAAGAACGAATGAATTATGTGAAGGCCGCTCCGGAGGTATACAAAGCAATGCTCGGGGTGCATCAGCAACTGGAGCAGAGCGGCCTGGACAAGAGGCTGCTGGACTTGGTGTACCTGCGGGCGTCGCAGATCAGCCGCTGCGCCTTCTGTATCGATATGCACTGGAAGGATCTGCGGGCGTTGGGCGTGCCGGAGCAGGACCTCTACATGCTGAACGCCTGGCACGAGTGGCCGGCGTTTACAGCCCGCGAGCGGGCGGCGCTGCAGTGGACGGAGTCCGTAACCTTACTCACCGAAGGCTTCGTACCGGACACCGTGTATGACGCGGCGCGAGCCGAGTTTTCGGAGGCGGAACTGGCGCGATTGACCATGGCCGTGGCGGCTATCAACGGTTGGAACCGGCTGAGCGTGGCCTTCCGCAGAACAGCGGGCGCCTATAAGCCGGCGTCGGCAACGGCCCATGTCTCTGCCTGA
- a CDS encoding PAS domain S-box protein has protein sequence MPTPDEQKEESRLRAVVDTAVDGVILIGARGDILMFNPACERLFGYARGEVIGQNVKILMPAPFHDEHDGYLENYHRTGERKIIGIGREVVGRRKDGSTFPMDLSVGEAVQDGASIFVGIIHDLTERERNERKVAEAAARLRAVVDTAVDGVILIGVKGDIQMFNPACERLFGYSRDEVIGHNVKMLMPSPFQEEHDHYLENYQRTGERKIIGIGREVVGRRKDGSTFPMDLSVGEAEQHGESIFVGIIHDLTERKRTEEQLVQAQKMETVGQLSGGIAHDFNNLLTVIIGNTELLSDKLRARPDLRQFCETVINAGERGAELTRRLLAFSRRQTLQPVNIDCRQLIEGMRVILRRTLREDIEIRTTLDNQLVPAFADAAQLESAILNLALNAQDAMPDGGTLTISATNATLDPRYQDEHPEVLPGMYVLVQITDDGVGMTPEVRERVFEPFFTTKEVGKGSGLGLSMVYGFIKQSNGHVAIYSEPALGTTIKLYLPIAKNHSAPIATDLAEAEADLPRGSGTVLVVEDDPFVRGYAVGCLESLGFRVMVASDGREALAKLHSSSSEIDVLFSDVVMPGGISGWELAERAQDIKPSLRVLLTSGYPLETMNTRVPLSGRWAILNKPYRKSDLGRRLNQILESS, from the coding sequence GTGCCGACTCCCGATGAACAGAAAGAAGAGAGCCGTCTGCGTGCGGTCGTCGACACGGCAGTCGATGGCGTCATCCTGATCGGCGCCCGCGGCGACATTCTGATGTTCAACCCGGCCTGCGAGCGGCTGTTCGGCTATGCTCGCGGGGAAGTCATTGGGCAGAATGTGAAGATTCTCATGCCCGCTCCGTTTCACGATGAGCACGACGGCTACCTTGAGAACTACCACCGCACCGGCGAGCGGAAGATCATCGGGATCGGCCGCGAAGTGGTGGGCCGCCGCAAGGACGGCTCCACTTTCCCTATGGACCTCTCCGTCGGTGAAGCGGTGCAGGATGGCGCCTCCATCTTCGTCGGCATCATCCATGACCTCACCGAGCGCGAACGCAACGAGCGCAAGGTCGCCGAAGCCGCCGCCCGCCTGCGTGCCGTTGTCGACACCGCCGTCGACGGAGTGATTCTTATCGGCGTCAAGGGCGACATCCAGATGTTCAACCCCGCCTGCGAACGCCTGTTCGGCTACAGCCGCGACGAGGTCATCGGGCACAACGTCAAGATGCTCATGCCCTCGCCGTTTCAAGAGGAGCACGACCACTACCTGGAGAACTACCAGCGTACCGGCGAACGGAAGATCATCGGCATCGGCCGTGAAGTCGTGGGCCGCCGCAAGGACGGCTCTACGTTTCCCATGGACCTCTCCGTCGGCGAGGCGGAACAGCACGGCGAGTCCATCTTCGTCGGCATCATCCACGACCTCACCGAACGCAAACGCACCGAAGAGCAGCTCGTCCAGGCCCAGAAGATGGAGACCGTCGGCCAGCTCTCCGGCGGTATCGCCCACGACTTCAACAACCTGCTCACCGTCATCATCGGCAACACCGAGTTGCTCAGCGACAAGCTTCGCGCCCGGCCCGATCTGCGCCAGTTCTGCGAAACCGTCATCAACGCCGGCGAGCGCGGAGCGGAACTCACACGCCGGCTGCTCGCGTTCAGCCGCCGCCAGACGCTCCAGCCGGTCAATATCGACTGCCGGCAACTCATTGAAGGCATGCGCGTCATCCTCCGCCGCACCCTGCGTGAGGACATTGAGATCCGCACCACCCTCGACAACCAACTCGTGCCCGCCTTCGCCGACGCGGCCCAACTGGAATCCGCCATCCTCAATCTCGCTCTCAACGCGCAGGACGCCATGCCGGATGGCGGTACGTTGACCATTTCAGCCACCAACGCCACTCTCGATCCGCGCTACCAGGACGAGCATCCCGAAGTGTTGCCTGGCATGTACGTGCTTGTCCAGATCACCGACGACGGCGTCGGCATGACGCCCGAGGTCCGAGAGCGTGTCTTCGAGCCTTTCTTCACCACCAAAGAGGTGGGTAAAGGCAGCGGCCTTGGCCTCAGCATGGTCTACGGATTCATCAAGCAATCCAATGGACACGTCGCCATCTATAGCGAGCCCGCGCTTGGCACCACCATCAAGCTCTACCTGCCCATCGCCAAGAACCACTCGGCGCCCATCGCGACGGATCTGGCGGAGGCCGAGGCCGACCTGCCGCGGGGCTCCGGCACCGTCCTTGTCGTGGAGGACGATCCCTTCGTTCGCGGCTACGCCGTTGGCTGCCTCGAGAGCCTCGGCTTCCGCGTGATGGTTGCCTCCGACGGCCGCGAAGCTCTGGCCAAGCTCCACTCCAGCAGCAGTGAGATCGACGTCCTTTTTTCCGATGTCGTCATGCCCGGAGGAATCAGCGGCTGGGAGCTGGCCGAACGGGCCCAGGACATCAAGCCGTCGCTACGCGTCCTGCTTACCTCGGGGTACCCCCTGGAGACCATGAACACCCGGGTCCCCCTCTCGGGCCGCTGGGCCATTCTCAACAAGCCCTACCGCAAGTCGGACCTGGGCCGCCGGCTCAACCAGATTCTGGAATCCAGCTAG
- a CDS encoding ISNCY family transposase, producing MMKLQEVLLKAMAKKITWWSAAEIIGVSDRTMRRWRERLEEHGYSGLADRRKGRPSDKRVPLAMAEEVLRLYQETYYDLNMRHFHEKLREQHGIQLSYTWVQKALQGAGLVAKRGRRAKHRRRREPRPLPGMLLHIDGSKHQWFSDERWYDLIVILDDATKEIYYAQLVEEESTRTVMAGLRHVIESKGLFCALYSDRGSHFFVTPKAGGKVDKGRLTQVGRAMKELGVQMIAAYSPQARGRSERSFGTWQGRLPQELRLAGITTAERANEFLAERYIGEFNEKFTVEAKETGTAFRKTTRADLNWVFTVQTERVVDRDNTVAIGDQSWQLEKSRFRHSLAKSTVTIHEHLDGTVSIRFGPHVVGRYTAEGARLRDTRQSRKEDCGKGGPEEAEENREAVSHGSHRPLEIPPSRDSHFPTAPTTTRKVRPKTRKPPSASRKGSSGAVN from the coding sequence ATGATGAAGCTACAAGAAGTGCTGCTGAAGGCCATGGCGAAGAAGATCACATGGTGGAGCGCGGCGGAGATCATCGGAGTGAGCGACCGAACGATGCGACGCTGGCGGGAGAGGCTGGAAGAGCACGGCTATTCGGGCTTGGCCGACCGGCGGAAAGGCAGGCCGAGTGACAAGAGGGTGCCCTTGGCGATGGCGGAGGAGGTGTTGCGGCTGTACCAGGAAACCTACTATGACCTGAACATGCGGCACTTTCACGAGAAGCTGCGCGAGCAACACGGCATCCAGCTGAGCTACACGTGGGTGCAGAAGGCGCTGCAGGGTGCGGGCTTGGTGGCCAAGCGGGGTAGGCGGGCCAAGCATCGGCGGAGACGGGAGCCTCGACCGCTGCCGGGGATGCTGCTGCACATCGACGGGAGCAAGCACCAGTGGTTCAGCGATGAGCGATGGTATGACCTGATCGTGATCCTGGATGATGCGACGAAGGAGATCTACTACGCACAGTTGGTGGAGGAGGAATCGACGCGGACGGTGATGGCGGGCCTGCGGCATGTGATTGAGTCGAAGGGTCTGTTCTGTGCGTTGTACAGCGACCGGGGCAGCCACTTTTTCGTGACGCCGAAAGCGGGCGGGAAGGTTGATAAGGGCCGTCTGACGCAGGTTGGGCGAGCGATGAAGGAGTTGGGCGTGCAGATGATCGCGGCCTACTCGCCACAAGCGCGAGGCCGGTCAGAGCGGAGCTTCGGGACCTGGCAGGGCCGACTGCCACAGGAGTTGCGGCTGGCGGGGATCACCACCGCGGAAAGGGCCAATGAGTTCTTGGCCGAACGTTACATTGGCGAGTTCAACGAGAAGTTCACGGTTGAGGCGAAGGAGACAGGGACGGCGTTTCGGAAGACGACGCGCGCCGATCTGAACTGGGTGTTCACGGTGCAGACTGAGCGCGTGGTAGATCGGGATAACACGGTGGCGATCGGCGACCAGAGCTGGCAACTGGAGAAGAGCCGTTTCCGCCACTCCCTGGCGAAGAGCACAGTGACCATTCACGAGCACCTGGATGGAACGGTGTCGATCCGATTTGGACCGCATGTGGTAGGCCGCTACACAGCCGAGGGCGCACGATTGCGGGACACTCGACAATCACGAAAGGAAGACTGTGGAAAAGGCGGGCCCGAGGAAGCCGAGGAAAACCGCGAGGCGGTTTCCCACGGCTCCCACCGTCCCTTGGAAATCCCGCCGAGCCGGGATTCCCACTTTCCCACCGCCCCGACGACGACGAGAAAGGTACGTCCGAAGACCCGGAAGCCGCCTTCGGCGAGCAGAAAAGGATCATCGGGTGCGGTCAACTGA
- a CDS encoding alpha/beta hydrolase translates to MLPKIREILRGIWIVAGLSITAWMYAGFQTVDVGPDVLRGSDRVEVVVSDSGLGFRGRLEAKRVGLIFLPGGLVDPLAYAPLMRGIAEAGYEARLVYFPLRCACTESQIAQVFRSVRATIESEPETAWVLGGHSRGGMLTARYAHEVGTNGLSGLVLVGTTHPRDFSLAGLTLPITKVYASNDGVAPYAKMRHNAELLPAATRWVGIEGGNHVQFGYYRHQFGDDRATISRAEQQAALKAALVSLLAGVRR, encoded by the coding sequence ATGCTTCCGAAAATTCGTGAGATTCTGCGCGGAATTTGGATTGTTGCCGGCCTGTCGATAACGGCGTGGATGTACGCGGGCTTTCAGACCGTGGATGTGGGCCCGGACGTACTGAGAGGTAGCGATCGAGTGGAAGTCGTTGTCAGCGACAGCGGGCTTGGTTTTCGCGGGCGGTTGGAGGCAAAACGGGTGGGCTTGATCTTCCTGCCCGGCGGACTGGTGGACCCGCTGGCGTATGCGCCGCTGATGAGGGGGATCGCGGAGGCAGGCTACGAGGCGCGTCTGGTTTATTTTCCGCTGCGCTGCGCGTGCACGGAGTCACAGATCGCGCAGGTGTTCCGGAGCGTGCGAGCGACCATCGAGTCCGAACCGGAGACGGCCTGGGTGTTGGGCGGCCACTCGCGCGGGGGCATGCTGACGGCCCGATACGCGCACGAAGTGGGCACCAACGGCCTCTCCGGACTGGTCCTGGTGGGGACGACGCATCCCAGGGACTTCAGCCTGGCGGGACTGACTCTGCCCATCACGAAGGTCTACGCGTCCAACGATGGCGTCGCGCCGTACGCCAAGATGCGGCACAACGCGGAACTCCTGCCGGCCGCAACCAGATGGGTGGGGATTGAGGGCGGCAATCACGTGCAATTCGGCTATTACCGGCATCAGTTCGGTGACGATCGCGCGACAATTTCGCGCGCTGAACAGCAGGCCGCGTTGAAGGCGGCCCTGGTGTCGTTGCTGGCCGGCGTGCGTCGCTAG
- a CDS encoding PadR family transcriptional regulator — MGTPKKQSELLPGTLDLLILRALVAGPMHGYGIAFRLKQVSDEVLQVGESSLYPALQRLLLNGWVKAEWGASENNRRARFYALTASGRKQLTSEREEFDRMVEAIQKVLNMA, encoded by the coding sequence ATGGGAACGCCAAAGAAACAATCGGAACTGCTGCCCGGCACCTTGGACCTGCTCATTCTGCGAGCCCTGGTAGCTGGCCCGATGCACGGGTACGGGATCGCCTTTCGCCTGAAGCAGGTGTCAGACGAGGTCCTACAGGTAGGGGAGAGCTCGCTATATCCCGCCCTGCAGCGGCTTCTGCTGAACGGCTGGGTGAAGGCGGAGTGGGGCGCATCGGAGAACAACCGCCGCGCGCGGTTCTACGCGTTGACCGCCTCCGGCCGGAAGCAGCTCACCTCGGAACGCGAGGAGTTTGACCGCATGGTGGAGGCGATCCAGAAGGTTCTGAATATGGCATGA
- a CDS encoding ABC transporter permease — protein sequence MDLPTRLVRAWNRLKFRWRRERFEAELTEELAFHLEQKQAENLRAGAGPEQALVLTRRQIGNVTRAREDCRDMWSFLSLEQLAQDLRHAVRMYGRTPVFTAISVLSLALGIGGNAAMFSLVNTLLVRPLPYAQPERLVRITGIYPRAAVPYFQQRSQAMEVASVSAGSEFNLTGTGQAKRVTGSQVTPNFLSVLGTSVAMGRDFRPGEDGPGRDGVVILSDTLWKVRFGGDPSVLGRIVRLDGRNRTIIGIMPARFHYPSAKVELWVPMRMDATNFLEYWGTEFMPLVARLRPTATLDAAQSELRGLVGQFRGTFPYVMARDWNADSTVIPLQQDIVGDVRGKLLILLASVGLVLLIACANVASLLLARATTRRKELALRAALGASRMRVIRQLLTESVGLAMTGAALGILLGAGALSIFKSLLPPSLPGLAQAGIDWPIIAAVTALALVTGVASGLAPALSASQVDITETIKTGGQRATSGVWTRVRGMIIAGEVALTLVLLVSAGLLLRSLWKLAETDLGFDPARMVTVQISPNQSACAQRTACLALYDRLIQRVRSVGGVEDAAVANSVPLDGQVPTIPGDIEGHPKTVENPAPMLWFGAVSPGYFRMMHTPLLAGRLLSESDGPDSELVVVIPASTAKRFWPNESAIGKHLRQAGAQRWRTIVGVVGDVRQFTLSQSLPAGVAGAVYMPYAQADRTDGQIPAAMTLLAKVAANDSHIQAEIQRLAADQDPNVPVGHIAALEDTVSGSIADFRSMMQVFLSFAGAAILLAAVGIYGLMSYWVSQRAYEIGLRVAIGATRRNIVSMILRQGLRVALYGVLAGLGLALLLTRSLQALLYGVTATDTSTFLAVTVLVLSVAALATVVPAWRATRIDPVRSLRAE from the coding sequence ATGGACCTGCCAACCCGGTTGGTGCGTGCCTGGAACCGGCTGAAGTTCCGCTGGAGGCGGGAGCGGTTCGAAGCGGAGCTGACTGAGGAACTGGCGTTCCATCTGGAACAGAAACAGGCCGAGAACCTCCGCGCTGGAGCCGGGCCTGAGCAGGCCCTGGTACTGACCCGCCGGCAGATCGGCAACGTCACCAGGGCGAGAGAGGACTGCCGCGATATGTGGAGTTTCCTAAGCTTGGAACAACTGGCGCAGGACCTGCGACACGCGGTCCGGATGTACGGCCGGACACCTGTGTTTACGGCCATCTCGGTGCTGTCTCTCGCCTTGGGCATCGGCGGCAATGCCGCCATGTTCAGTCTGGTGAACACGCTGCTCGTGCGGCCATTGCCTTACGCGCAGCCGGAGCGGCTGGTGCGGATCACCGGAATCTATCCAAGAGCCGCCGTGCCGTACTTCCAGCAGCGGAGCCAGGCGATGGAAGTGGCGTCGGTCAGTGCCGGATCGGAGTTCAACCTGACTGGCACGGGGCAGGCGAAGCGCGTGACGGGGAGCCAGGTGACACCCAACTTTCTGTCCGTGTTGGGCACCTCGGTCGCGATGGGTCGCGACTTTCGTCCGGGGGAAGATGGGCCAGGTCGCGACGGAGTCGTGATCCTCAGCGACACCCTATGGAAAGTCCGGTTCGGCGGGGATCCCTCAGTGCTTGGACGGATCGTGCGGCTCGACGGGCGGAACCGCACTATCATCGGCATCATGCCGGCGCGTTTCCACTACCCTTCGGCCAAGGTCGAGTTGTGGGTACCAATGCGGATGGATGCCACGAACTTCCTGGAGTATTGGGGTACGGAGTTCATGCCGTTGGTGGCACGACTGCGGCCCACTGCGACTCTGGATGCAGCGCAGTCGGAGCTCCGCGGTCTGGTGGGGCAGTTCCGCGGCACGTTCCCCTATGTCATGGCGCGGGATTGGAATGCGGACTCAACTGTGATTCCGCTGCAGCAGGACATCGTCGGCGACGTGCGTGGCAAGCTCCTCATCCTGCTAGCTTCGGTAGGCCTCGTGCTGTTGATCGCCTGTGCCAACGTGGCCAGCCTGCTGCTGGCTCGGGCAACGACACGGCGCAAGGAACTGGCGTTGCGGGCCGCCTTGGGCGCCAGCCGGATGCGCGTGATCCGGCAGTTGTTGACGGAGAGTGTCGGTCTGGCCATGACCGGCGCGGCGCTGGGGATCCTGCTGGGCGCGGGTGCGCTGTCTATCTTCAAGTCATTGCTGCCGCCTTCCCTGCCCGGCCTGGCGCAGGCAGGGATCGACTGGCCGATCATCGCGGCGGTAACCGCACTGGCCTTGGTCACAGGTGTCGCCTCCGGCCTGGCGCCGGCCTTGAGCGCTTCGCAGGTGGACATCACCGAGACGATCAAAACCGGCGGGCAGAGAGCGACATCGGGTGTCTGGACCCGAGTACGAGGGATGATCATTGCGGGTGAGGTCGCGCTCACGCTGGTCTTGCTGGTGAGCGCCGGACTGTTATTGAGAAGCCTGTGGAAGCTCGCGGAGACAGACCTGGGTTTCGACCCGGCACGCATGGTTACCGTGCAGATCAGCCCAAACCAGTCGGCCTGTGCGCAGCGGACAGCGTGCCTGGCACTTTACGACCGCTTGATCCAGCGGGTACGTAGCGTCGGCGGAGTCGAGGACGCCGCGGTGGCGAACTCCGTCCCGCTCGATGGCCAGGTGCCGACAATACCTGGTGACATCGAAGGGCACCCCAAGACGGTGGAGAATCCAGCGCCGATGCTGTGGTTCGGCGCAGTGAGTCCCGGGTACTTCCGGATGATGCATACGCCGCTGCTGGCCGGCCGCCTTCTGTCGGAGTCGGACGGGCCTGACTCGGAGCTGGTCGTTGTCATCCCGGCTTCCACCGCCAAGAGATTCTGGCCGAACGAAAGCGCCATCGGCAAACACCTGCGGCAGGCGGGTGCCCAGAGATGGAGAACGATTGTGGGCGTCGTGGGCGATGTACGGCAGTTCACATTGAGCCAGAGCCTGCCTGCCGGGGTGGCCGGAGCCGTCTACATGCCCTACGCGCAGGCGGACCGCACGGATGGGCAGATACCGGCCGCCATGACACTGCTGGCCAAGGTGGCCGCGAACGACAGCCACATCCAGGCGGAGATTCAGCGGTTAGCGGCCGATCAGGATCCGAATGTGCCAGTGGGTCACATCGCCGCCCTGGAGGATACCGTGTCGGGGTCGATCGCGGATTTTCGCTCGATGATGCAGGTGTTCCTGAGTTTCGCGGGCGCGGCGATCCTGCTGGCGGCGGTGGGCATCTATGGGTTGATGTCCTACTGGGTGAGCCAGCGTGCCTACGAGATCGGCCTGCGCGTTGCGATCGGCGCGACCCGCCGCAACATCGTGTCGATGATCCTGCGGCAGGGGCTGCGCGTCGCTCTGTACGGAGTTTTGGCCGGGCTTGGGCTCGCTTTGCTGTTGACACGTTCGCTACAGGCACTGCTTTACGGCGTAACGGCCACGGACACGTCGACATTCTTGGCGGTCACCGTCCTTGTGCTGAGCGTCGCCGCTCTCGCCACCGTCGTTCCGGCGTGGAGAGCAACGCGGATTGACCCGGTGCGCTCGTTGCGGGCTGAGTAG
- a CDS encoding IclR family transcriptional regulator, which translates to MKTKRPTAPKYNVPAVEKALDILEALAVTSTPQSLADLARTLNRTSSELFRMLTVLERRAYVVRDPQSDGYSLSLRLYELAHTHSPVDQLLRAASQPMRALADSVRESCHLSVLHRDQLVVLMQMESPEKLRLSIEVGARFEPLHATSGRLLLAMLPEGERDALLEASASFERLSRKEQERVRQELGSIHEAGYAIASSETRAGMKDIAVPIGNLAIGVTAALTIPCLLGGRDDKDLNRLRSALQRCAAQITAVLGLTAPGQATPRHHS; encoded by the coding sequence ATGAAAACCAAACGCCCAACTGCTCCGAAATACAATGTTCCGGCGGTGGAGAAGGCACTGGATATCCTCGAGGCGCTGGCAGTGACTTCGACGCCGCAGTCCCTGGCCGATCTGGCGAGGACCTTGAACCGCACCAGCAGCGAACTCTTCCGCATGCTCACGGTACTGGAGCGCCGAGCCTATGTGGTTCGCGACCCGCAGTCGGACGGCTATAGCCTTTCTCTGCGGCTTTACGAGTTGGCCCATACGCACAGCCCGGTAGACCAGTTGCTTCGCGCCGCATCGCAACCCATGAGAGCCCTAGCGGACTCAGTGAGGGAGTCGTGCCACCTGAGCGTCCTGCATCGCGACCAACTTGTGGTGCTCATGCAGATGGAGAGCCCCGAGAAGCTCAGGCTGTCGATTGAGGTGGGGGCGCGCTTTGAGCCTCTGCATGCGACGTCGGGGCGCCTGCTGCTGGCCATGCTGCCGGAGGGTGAACGGGACGCCCTGCTGGAGGCGAGCGCCTCGTTCGAGCGCTTGAGCCGCAAGGAGCAGGAGCGCGTACGGCAGGAGTTGGGTTCGATCCACGAGGCGGGTTATGCCATCGCGTCGAGCGAGACGCGGGCGGGTATGAAGGACATCGCGGTCCCGATCGGCAATCTGGCGATTGGCGTGACCGCGGCCCTCACAATCCCCTGCCTTCTCGGCGGGCGGGACGACAAGGATCTGAATCGGCTGAGGAGCGCTCTACAGCGGTGCGCGGCGCAGATTACCGCGGTGCTGGGTCTGACCGCTCCGGGTCAGGCGACGCCGCGCCACCATTCGTGA
- a CDS encoding MFS transporter — protein sequence MTPNPQTQDACAVRNRVILALLALAMALAFFDRMNFSVALAEVGFLRSFHLDDQDRGVLNSAFYWAYALLQMPAGWLVDRYGVRWPFAIGFLLWSAATAATAAVGSLVSLVALRVLLGVGESVLSPVMMRWIRLNIPESRRGLAVGIVMLGSKLGPALGAPLSAWLMLQYGWPRMFLLLGLVPVFWIVPWLLLVRDTPAPALPRQSEFGVGASPLASIAVVAVLIASFCYQYFIYFCLTWMPAYVVESFHMDITAMGWYSMVAFGGTAVIAALAGHAADRIIARGRNPLRVRTSFAIAGLALASTEMIAVFTAHRGAALFFPAFALSAAGLATANHWALGQLLVPARLSGKMAGMQACAAGLPGIVAPLSTAWLKSASGGYVVPIITVAAFLMLGIASYLVVLRYAGGLTNGGAASPDPERSDPAPR from the coding sequence GTGACGCCAAACCCACAGACCCAGGACGCGTGTGCCGTCCGAAACCGCGTCATCCTTGCATTACTCGCCCTGGCCATGGCGCTGGCGTTCTTTGACCGCATGAACTTCTCGGTGGCCCTCGCTGAGGTTGGGTTCCTACGCTCGTTTCATCTCGACGACCAGGATCGCGGAGTCCTCAACTCGGCGTTCTACTGGGCTTACGCTCTGCTGCAGATGCCGGCCGGTTGGCTCGTCGATCGGTACGGCGTTCGGTGGCCGTTCGCGATTGGTTTCCTTCTTTGGAGCGCTGCCACGGCAGCGACGGCGGCGGTAGGGTCCCTGGTGAGTCTTGTCGCTTTGCGCGTCCTCCTGGGCGTCGGCGAATCCGTGCTGTCGCCCGTGATGATGCGCTGGATCCGCCTCAACATACCGGAGTCTCGCAGGGGGCTGGCGGTGGGCATCGTCATGCTTGGTTCAAAACTCGGTCCTGCTCTCGGCGCACCTTTGTCCGCATGGTTGATGCTGCAGTACGGCTGGCCGCGCATGTTCTTGTTGTTGGGCCTCGTCCCGGTATTCTGGATTGTTCCCTGGTTGCTGCTCGTTCGCGATACCCCCGCTCCGGCCTTGCCGCGCCAGTCGGAGTTCGGGGTCGGAGCCTCACCGTTGGCCAGCATCGCGGTGGTCGCCGTACTCATCGCCAGCTTCTGCTACCAGTACTTCATCTACTTCTGCCTCACGTGGATGCCGGCCTACGTCGTGGAGTCCTTCCATATGGACATCACCGCCATGGGCTGGTACTCCATGGTCGCCTTTGGAGGAACGGCCGTAATCGCCGCACTGGCGGGACATGCGGCCGATCGCATCATCGCTCGTGGCCGCAACCCGCTCCGGGTGCGGACCTCCTTCGCTATCGCCGGCCTGGCCCTGGCGTCAACGGAAATGATTGCGGTCTTCACCGCCCATCGCGGAGCCGCTCTGTTCTTCCCTGCCTTCGCTCTCTCCGCCGCTGGCCTGGCCACCGCCAATCATTGGGCCCTGGGGCAGTTGCTGGTGCCGGCCCGCCTCTCCGGCAAGATGGCCGGCATGCAGGCCTGCGCAGCCGGACTGCCTGGCATCGTAGCCCCGCTTTCCACTGCATGGCTGAAATCCGCCAGCGGCGGCTATGTCGTGCCCATCATCACGGTGGCGGCGTTTCTGATGCTCGGCATCGCCAGCTACCTGGTGGTTCTCCGCTACGCCGGCGGACTCACGAATGGTGGCGCGGCGTCGCCTGACCCGGAGCGGTCAGACCCAGCACCGCGGTAA
- a CDS encoding DUF6772 family protein, protein MRPTPHPMPSDPDRRTGEQLRLSILRADPRLSKFNPLPRILFEDDFDEGINGWCELIGNHDGNLDNVRSVVSDLRPPQLSNCTFFDTGTHGSMSGTYALKLATRPRPGHMAQAIKRMTFQKRGLVQFETYFTYKAEQTFRPDEYDDWDGNSDPSESDFGDFTFSNDVCEGERGARYHCALRYVNTDASGQLRQCWMYKTSVQTSTKMQRAGLTGPVLDHHVLDPRDWCEVPGGRMPLCYNEVPTKLNWHYLRWCFDTRLRRNVELQLNQATLPLLELDVPRYDHPYRALDNLLNFCVDVRTHKSVRNFLYLDSVLVSVDW, encoded by the coding sequence ATGCGTCCAACCCCTCATCCCATGCCCTCTGACCCCGATCGGCGCACGGGCGAGCAGCTTCGGCTGTCCATCCTCCGGGCTGACCCCCGTCTCAGCAAGTTCAATCCCCTGCCGCGCATTCTCTTCGAGGACGACTTCGATGAAGGCATCAACGGCTGGTGCGAACTGATAGGCAACCACGACGGCAATCTCGACAACGTGCGCAGCGTCGTCTCGGATCTGCGTCCTCCTCAGCTCAGCAACTGCACGTTTTTTGACACAGGCACGCACGGGTCAATGAGCGGCACTTACGCGCTGAAGCTCGCCACCCGCCCCAGGCCGGGCCACATGGCTCAAGCCATCAAGCGGATGACCTTCCAGAAGCGCGGTCTGGTGCAGTTCGAGACCTACTTCACCTATAAGGCGGAGCAGACGTTCCGTCCGGACGAGTATGACGATTGGGATGGCAACTCCGACCCCTCTGAGTCGGACTTCGGTGACTTTACGTTCAGCAACGATGTCTGCGAAGGCGAGCGCGGTGCTCGCTATCATTGCGCGCTACGTTACGTGAATACGGATGCCTCCGGGCAGTTGCGGCAGTGCTGGATGTACAAGACGTCGGTCCAGACCTCCACCAAGATGCAGCGCGCCGGGTTGACCGGCCCGGTGCTCGATCACCACGTCCTGGACCCTCGCGATTGGTGTGAGGTGCCTGGTGGACGGATGCCCCTCTGCTACAACGAAGTGCCCACCAAACTGAACTGGCACTACCTGCGCTGGTGTTTCGATACCAGGCTCCGCAGAAACGTCGAGCTGCAACTGAATCAGGCCACGCTGCCGCTGCTCGAACTGGATGTGCCGCGCTACGATCACCCCTATCGGGCCCTCGACAACCTTCTGAACTTCTGTGTCGACGTACGCACTCACAAGTCCGTGCGCAACTTCCTCTATCTCGACTCCGTCCTCGTGTCGGTGGACTGGTAG